One Gossypium hirsutum isolate 1008001.06 chromosome A11, Gossypium_hirsutum_v2.1, whole genome shotgun sequence genomic window carries:
- the LOC107956976 gene encoding cytosolic sulfotransferase 15: MEKTDMYNSSMVSTSHDVEESWDDEFQQLVQTFPKDKSFTGMNLYFFQGFWCPSIVLKAVISCQKHFQAFDSDILIATLPKCGTTWLKALTFSILYRSQFARENNPLLTYNPHSLVRFIDYDFYLNDTCPDLENCTLYQPRLFSIHLPYASLPTSIKDSNWYWRASQEKPSKILFLQYEDLKEDINSHLKKLAMFLGVPFTEEEEKQGVVEEIAKICSFENMKDLEVNKKGVQTFGNPQETFLEKAKTFEIPCEAFFRKAKMGDWSNYLTPSMVVRLEKLIQEKLDNSGLTFKLFSKTSKDITST; this comes from the exons ATGGAGAAAACAGATATGTACAACTCCAGCATGGTTTCCACATCCCATGATGTTGAGGAGTCTTGGGATGATGAATTCCAACAACTGGTGCAAACCTTCCCTAAAGATAAAAGCTTCACAGGAATGAATCTTTACTTCTTCCAAGGTTTCTGGTGCCCATCAATTGTTTTAAAAGCTGTGATTTCTTGTCAGAAACATTTCCAAGCATTTGATTCTGATATTCTCATCGCCACTTTGCCAAAATGTGGCACTACTTGGCTTAAAGCTTTGACTTTCTCCATTTTGTACCGCAGTCAGTTCGCAAGGGAAAACAATCCCTTGCTCACCTATAACCCTCACTCTCTGGTTCGCTTCATTGATTATGACTTTTATTTGAACGACACTTGTCCTGATCTCGAAAATTGTACTCTTTATCAGCCAAGACTTTTTTCTATCCACTTGCCTTATGCTTCTTTGCCAACTTCCATTAAAGATTCCAACT GGTATTGGAGGGCAAGCCAAGAAAAACCGAGCAAAATATTGTTTTTACAGTATGAAGATCTCAAGGAAGACATCAATTCTCACCTAAAAAAGTTGGCAATGTTTTTGGGAGTTCCTTTCACTGAGGAAGAAGAGAAACAAGGAGTTGTTGAAGAAATAGCAAAAATTTGCAGCTTTGAGAACATGAAAGACTTGGAAGTGAATAAGAAGGGCGTGCAAACTTTTGGGAATCCACAAGAAACTTTCTTAGAGAAAGCAAAGACTTTTGAGATTCCATGTGAAGCTTTCTTTAGAAAAGCAAAAATGGGAGATTGGAGCAATTATCTCACACCCTCCATGGTTGTACGTCTAGAGAAACTTATTCAAGAGAAATTGGATAACTCAGGTTTAACATTTAAATTGTTCTCCAAAACTTCAAAAGATATTACTTCTACATAA